A genomic region of Pseudomonas sp. RSB 5.4 contains the following coding sequences:
- a CDS encoding ShlB/FhaC/HecB family hemolysin secretion/activation protein codes for MYPPALAARLCSALLCLSPLQIAFAAPTPGETDLIRDRQNRLLEEQQRRLEDLKNLPGKEAGPAQPAAPTDARCFPIKDIELKGADSLSDSDRTRLLKPYIDQCLGVPQLNELLKVITDHYIEKGLVTSRAYLPQQDLSGGHLKVLVVEGKLEGMKGAENSKLSERELAMAFPGKSGDLVNLREIEQMVDQLNRLPSNQAKMELAPGKNVGGSEVLVTNTPQKPWRAGLSRSNDGQRSTGEQQWGTTFDWDSPLGLADQLSLRGGHDAMTDHQHTSSNAMLNYNLPWGWWNFSYTYSQSDYRSQIAANGYNFKQTGDSENHQLRAERVIHRDSVSKTSLSAGLSYLRTNNYIEDSKLKLSSNRISEAQFGFNHGRRIGSAFVNFDAGMQEGIGAFDAQGSHDPGPGEPDARYRKYTATLSYLQPFKVWGESFTFSSLMTGQRSEDVLFSSQRTSLGGLSSIRGYKDQSLSGDSGGYWRNDLRWSRPINVEWLRPVFAEYGTSLGYDQGVIRGDRYNGDQHGRMSSNSLELFARGEHVAASVTFAHSLERPDVLTEREAPIYFRLDFFI; via the coding sequence ATGTACCCACCCGCCCTCGCGGCGAGGTTGTGCTCAGCTTTGCTGTGCCTGTCTCCACTTCAGATTGCCTTCGCTGCACCCACCCCCGGTGAAACCGACCTGATCCGCGATCGCCAGAATCGCTTGCTCGAAGAGCAGCAGCGGCGTCTTGAAGACCTGAAAAATCTGCCCGGCAAAGAGGCAGGTCCGGCGCAACCAGCGGCGCCCACCGACGCCCGTTGTTTCCCGATCAAGGACATCGAGCTCAAGGGCGCCGACAGTCTGTCCGACAGCGACAGAACCCGTCTGCTCAAGCCCTACATCGACCAGTGCCTCGGTGTACCGCAGCTCAACGAGCTGCTGAAAGTCATCACCGACCATTACATCGAGAAAGGCCTGGTCACCAGCCGTGCTTACCTGCCGCAGCAGGATTTGTCTGGCGGGCATCTGAAAGTGCTGGTGGTCGAAGGCAAGCTCGAAGGCATGAAGGGCGCCGAGAACAGCAAGCTTTCGGAGCGTGAACTGGCGATGGCGTTTCCCGGCAAGTCCGGCGATCTGGTCAACCTGCGCGAGATCGAGCAGATGGTCGATCAGCTCAATCGCCTGCCGTCCAATCAGGCCAAGATGGAACTGGCGCCGGGCAAGAACGTCGGCGGCAGTGAAGTGCTGGTCACCAATACGCCGCAGAAGCCATGGCGTGCCGGACTGTCGCGCAGCAACGACGGCCAGCGCAGCACCGGTGAACAGCAGTGGGGCACCACTTTCGATTGGGACAGCCCGCTGGGCCTGGCCGATCAGTTGAGCCTGCGCGGCGGTCACGATGCAATGACCGACCACCAGCACACCTCCAGCAACGCCATGCTCAATTACAACCTCCCATGGGGCTGGTGGAACTTCAGCTACACCTACAGCCAGAGCGACTACCGCTCGCAGATCGCCGCCAACGGCTACAACTTCAAGCAGACCGGCGACAGCGAAAACCATCAGCTGCGCGCCGAACGGGTGATCCATCGCGACTCGGTGAGCAAGACCTCGCTCAGCGCCGGCCTGTCCTACCTGCGCACCAACAACTACATCGAAGACAGCAAGCTCAAGCTGAGCAGCAACCGCATCAGCGAAGCGCAGTTCGGCTTCAACCACGGTCGCCGCATCGGCAGCGCCTTCGTCAACTTCGATGCCGGCATGCAGGAAGGCATCGGCGCGTTCGACGCGCAGGGCAGCCACGATCCGGGCCCGGGCGAACCGGACGCACGCTACCGCAAATACACCGCGACCCTGAGCTACCTGCAACCGTTCAAGGTGTGGGGCGAATCCTTCACCTTCAGTAGCCTGATGACCGGCCAGCGCAGCGAGGATGTGCTGTTCAGTTCACAACGCACCAGCCTCGGCGGGCTGTCGTCGATCCGTGGCTACAAGGATCAGTCGCTGTCCGGCGACAGCGGCGGCTACTGGCGCAACGATCTGCGCTGGAGCCGTCCGATCAACGTCGAATGGCTGCGCCCGGTGTTCGCTGAATACGGCACCAGCCTCGGTTACGACCAGGGCGTGATTCGTGGCGATCGTTACAACGGCGATCAGCACGGGCGCATGTCGAGCAACTCGCTGGAACTGTTCGCCCGTGGTGAGCATGTGGCTGCCAGCGTGACTTTTGCTCACTCCCTCGAACGCCCGGATGTGCTGACCGAGCGTGAAGCGCCGATCTATTTCCGCCTCGACTTTTTCATCTAA
- a CDS encoding helix-turn-helix domain-containing protein, whose translation MKRKSLHGNACPVARTLDLIGDWWSLLIIRDALEGIRRFSDFQKNLNIAKNMLSARLKALVEQGILQTVPAADGSAYKEYVLTERGKALQTVIVALSQWGGEHLYAPGESGSVMVDAKDRQPIRKLQLMSADGRLLAPHEVATKTGVER comes from the coding sequence GTGAAGCGCAAAAGCCTGCACGGCAACGCCTGCCCGGTCGCCCGTACGCTGGACCTGATCGGCGACTGGTGGTCGCTGCTGATCATCCGCGATGCGCTGGAGGGCATCCGTCGCTTCAGTGATTTTCAGAAGAATCTGAACATCGCCAAGAACATGCTTAGCGCCCGGCTCAAGGCTCTGGTGGAGCAGGGGATTCTGCAAACGGTGCCGGCCGCCGATGGCAGTGCTTATAAGGAATACGTGCTGACCGAACGCGGCAAGGCCCTGCAGACGGTGATCGTCGCGCTGTCGCAGTGGGGCGGGGAGCACCTGTATGCGCCGGGTGAGTCGGGTTCGGTGATGGTTGATGCAAAAGATCGCCAGCCGATTCGCAAGCTGCAATTGATGTCGGCTGATGGCCGCTTGCTTGCACCGCACGAGGTGGCGACGAAGACAGGCGTTGAACGCTGA
- a CDS encoding alpha/beta hydrolase, translating to MSTFTTDDGTQIYFKDWGSGKPVLFSHGWPLDADMWEYQMEYLSSRGYRTIAFDRRGFGRSDQPWTGYDYDTFADDIAQLIKHLDLRDVTLVGFSMGGGDVSRYIARHGSERVAGLVLLGAVTPLFGKKADYPQGVDHSVFDGIKAGLLKDRAQFIADFAAPFYGTNQGQKVSDGVLTQTLNVALLASLKGTVDCVTAFSQTDFRPDMAKIDVPTLVIHGDGDQIVPFETTGKQAAALIKGAELKVYAGAPHGFAVTHAQALNEDLLAFLNQ from the coding sequence ATGAGCACATTCACTACCGATGACGGCACACAGATCTATTTCAAGGACTGGGGCAGCGGCAAACCCGTGTTGTTCAGCCATGGCTGGCCGCTGGATGCCGACATGTGGGAATACCAGATGGAGTACCTGAGCAGTCGCGGCTACCGCACAATTGCCTTCGACCGCCGTGGTTTCGGGCGCTCCGATCAACCGTGGACCGGCTACGACTACGACACCTTTGCCGATGACATCGCGCAACTGATCAAGCACCTCGACCTGCGCGATGTCACGCTGGTGGGCTTCTCCATGGGTGGCGGCGACGTCAGCCGCTACATCGCCCGCCACGGCAGCGAGCGCGTTGCCGGGCTGGTGCTGCTCGGGGCGGTGACGCCGCTGTTCGGCAAGAAGGCCGACTACCCGCAAGGCGTCGACCACTCGGTGTTCGACGGGATCAAGGCCGGCCTGCTCAAGGATCGCGCGCAGTTCATCGCTGATTTCGCCGCGCCGTTCTACGGCACCAATCAGGGCCAGAAAGTCTCCGATGGCGTGCTCACGCAAACCCTGAACGTTGCCCTGCTCGCCTCGCTGAAAGGCACCGTGGATTGCGTTACCGCATTCTCGCAAACCGACTTCCGTCCGGACATGGCGAAGATCGACGTGCCGACCCTGGTAATCCACGGCGACGGCGATCAGATCGTGCCGTTCGAAACCACCGGCAAGCAAGCCGCCGCCCTGATCAAAGGCGCCGAACTGAAAGTCTATGCCGGCGCCCCCCACGGTTTTGCCGTGACGCACGCCCAGGCGCTGAATGAAGACCTGTTGGCCTTCCTGAACCAATAA